From one Acinonyx jubatus isolate Ajub_Pintada_27869175 chromosome B1, VMU_Ajub_asm_v1.0, whole genome shotgun sequence genomic stretch:
- the LOC106967495 gene encoding tripartite motif-containing protein 75-like, producing the protein MAVSSALAGLQAEANCPICLDYLRDPVTTECGHNFCRCCIQQSWADLSDRFPCPVCRHSCRETHLRSNTQLGRVIDIAKLLHISRSKRKRRDERHLCEKHNRVLTLFCEEDLQVLCPACVRPPDHQGHWVRPVEEAASHHRQRLSSYIEPLKKQVADIHKLISIQSKKPLELKEKVENQKLELLSEFECLKQFLDRDQAAVLSRLAEEEKDIQQKLSANITAFSNYVSTLKGLLSKVVENSVLSEVELLSQIKHFYKKSEDEISPTIFSIQLRREGCSFPPQYSALQKIIKKFGVDVILDPETAHPNLIVSEDKKDVRFAKRKQNVPYFPKRFTTNTVVLGFPYFYSGRHFWEVEVGDKSEWAVGICRDSLPTKARRSLSAWQGCWRLQLQGDRYNAVGAVPTLLLLDVKPRGIGIFLDYELGEISFYNITEKSHIYTFTDTFTRPLRPYFYVGPDSKPLRICTGTDCE; encoded by the coding sequence ATGGCAGTGTCGTCAGCCCTGGCAGGGCTCCAGGCTGAAGCCAACTGCCCCATCTGTCTGGACTACCTGAGAGACCCTGTCACCACCGAATGTGGGCACAACTTCTGTCGCTGCTGCATCCAGCAATCCTGGGCTGATCTCAGCGACAGGTTCCCTTGCCCCGTCTGCCGTCACTCATGTCGAGAGACGCACTTGAGGAGCAACACCCAGCTGGGAAGGGTGATTGACATTGCCAAGCTCCTCCACATCAGCAGGAGCAAGAGGAAGAGGCGGGACGAGAGGCATCTGTGCGAGAAGCACAACCGGGTCCTGACCCTCTTCTGTGAGGAGGACCTACAGGTGTTGTGTCCCGCGTGCGTGCGGCCCCCTGACCACCAGGGCCACTGGGTGAGGCCCGTGGAGGAGGCCGCCTCTCACCACAGACAAAGGCTCAGCAGTTACATCGAGCCCCTGAAGAAGCAGGTGGCTgatattcacaaattaataagCATTCAAAGCAAAAAACCCTTAGAGCTGAAAGAGAAGGTGGAAAACCAAAAGCTGGAACTACTCTCTGAATTCGAGTGCCTGAAGCAATTTCTGGATCGTGATCAAGCAGCAGTTCTGTCGAGGCTGGCCGAAGAGGAGAAGGACATTCAGCAGAAACTGAGTGCAAACATAACTGCATTTTCAAACTACGTTTCCACCCTCAAAGGTCTGCTGAGTAAAGTAGTAGAGAACAGTGTGCTGTCTGAGGTAGAATTGCTATCACAGATTAAACATTTCTATAAGAAGTCTGAGGATGAGATCAGCCCAACAATTTTTTCAATCCAGTTAAGAAGAGAAGGTTGCAGTTTTCCTCCCCAGTACTCTGCTTtgcagaaaattattaaaaaatttggaGTGGACGTGATCCTAGACCCTGAGACGGCACACCCTAACTTGATTGTCTCCgaggataaaaaagatgtgagatttgcaaagagaaaacaaaacgtTCCTTACTTTCCAAAAAGATTTACAACCAACACAGTCGTCCTgggttttccatatttttattccGGCAGGCATTTCTGGGAGGTTGAAGTGGGAGACAAGTCTGAATGGGCTGTTGGGATTTGCAGAGACTCGCTTCCCACAAAGGCCAGGAGATCTCTGTCAGCCTGGCAGGGATGCTGGAGGCTTCAGCTGCAGGGGGATCGATATAATGCGGTGGGAGCTGTTCCAACACTGCTACTGTTAGACGTGAAACCCAGAGGCATTGGCATTTTCTTGGACTATGAGCTGGGTGAGATCTCATTTTATAACATAACTGAGAAATCTCACATCTATACTTTCACTGACACTTTTACTAGACCGCTTAGGCCTTATTTCTATGTAGGACCCGATTCAAAGCCTCTCAGAATCTGTACAGGAACAGATTGTGAATGA